TCGGTACGGTCGCTTCCGAATACGCATATAAAATCTTCGCGCCATGCCGTATAATTCCCCGGTGTTCCTGCTTGACTCCCGGTATAAAGCCAGTCACGTCCTCAAATGTGACCAATGGAATCTGGAAGGAATCACAGAAGCGGATAAACCGCGCCAGTTTGTCCGACGAATCGATATCGAGCCCGCCTGCCATATATTTCGGCTGGTTGGCTATCATTCCAACAGACCGGCCTTGAATGCGTCCAAAACCGATGACAAGATTTTTGGCGAAATTCGGCTGAACTTCCAGGAAATCTTGATTGTCCAAGACGAGGTGAATCACATGCTTAACATCATATACCTTTGTCGTGTCTTCCGGTACGATTGTCATGAACGCTTCCATGGGCTGTTCCGCATTTGTCTCGTCCCAATTGCCACGAGGCGGCTTTTCTTCACAGTTTTGCGGCAAAAACGACAAGAGTCTGCGCACATCCTGCAGTACTTGCTCCTCGGAAGACGCCGTAAAGTGAGCGACACCGCTAACGGAGGATTGCACGTTTGCTCCCCCAAGATTTTCCGCGCTGATCGATTCTCCCGTCACGGATTCAATGACTTTTGGTCCCGTGATAAACATCTGGCTGGTTTTTTCCACCATAAAAATAAAATCGGTAATGGCCGGCGAATATACGGCACCTCCCGCACATGGTCCCATAATGACCGAAATCTGCGGGATGACGCCGGAATATACGGAATTTCGATAAAAAATATGTCCATAGCCGTCGAGGGAGATCACACCTTCCTGGATTCGCGCCCCTCCGGAATCATTCAGACCAATGACAGGAGCGCCATTTTTCGCGGCATGATCCATAATCGTACAGATTTTCTTTGCGTGCATTTCCCCTAACGCTCCGCCAAAGACCGTAAAGTCTTGTGCAAATACGTACACAATGCGGCCGTTAATTTTGCCGTAGCCGGTCACCACGCCTTCTCCCGGCGCCTCCATTTGATCCATGCCAAAATGGGAACCCCGATGCTCGACAAACGTTCCCAATTCTCGAAACGATCCCGGATCCAGCAACAACTCAATCCGTTCCCGGGCCGTCAGCTTGCCTTTTTCGTGTTGTTGTAAAATTCGCCGATCCCCGCCGCCAAGTTCCACTTTTCTGCGGCGATCTTCCAGTTCCCATACTTTTCGTTCCATCTTGTTTTCCTTTCCTCCTACTCGTGCGTGTTCAAAAAGTGGTTAAGTAAGACACAAGGAGTGCGAAGCCGAAGCACGAAAAGGCGACGGAGTGTACGTGTTTGGTACATGAGTAAGCCTTTTTGGGATTCGGCAAAGCAATCCGCCGTGGAGTTTTGACTATTTTTTGAACATCCTCTACTCGTCTTCCATTGGCTGGCAAAATTCCGTTAAAACTCCGCCTGTGTGTTTGGGATGCAAAAATGCTACCCATTTGTGGTGTGCGCCTTTCCGGGGCGTTTCATCGATCAATTGATAACCGGCCGCTTTTGCGTAGCCCAACGCTTGTCGAATATCATTGACTTTGAATGCCAGATGATGAAGACCCGGCCCGCGTTTTTCCATGAATTTTGCAATTGGGCTCGCTTTGTCTGTCGGCTCCAACAATTCAATCACAGTTTCCTTTATTTTCAAAAAGAGAATATGCACATTTTGATCGCTCACCGTTTCTTCATGTATGACTTCCATCCCCAATTGCTCCTGGTAGAGATGCAAGGATTCATGAAGACTGCGCACGGCAATCCCGATATGATCCAATTGCTCCGGAACGATTCGCAGATTTTGCAGCAGTTCTTGCGGCATGTTCGACGGCTCTTCCAATGTATCCTCTGTCAATTGACGGATCGTTTCAGCTGCAGAGTCAGAGTCCGCCTCTGTTTTGTTTATGCCGGCATGCATATACCCCCGACGCTGAATATGTGTACGAATATAAGCGGCAATTTCCGAAATCGGAGTGCCTGGCGTGAACACTGCATCAATTCCCTTTTCCAGCAAATACGGAATATCATCTTGTGGAACCACACCGCCGCCAATGACTAACACGTCATTGGCGCCAGCATTCCTAAGCTGGCTT
Above is a window of Fodinisporobacter ferrooxydans DNA encoding:
- a CDS encoding acyl-CoA carboxylase subunit beta, producing the protein MERKVWELEDRRRKVELGGGDRRILQQHEKGKLTARERIELLLDPGSFRELGTFVEHRGSHFGMDQMEAPGEGVVTGYGKINGRIVYVFAQDFTVFGGALGEMHAKKICTIMDHAAKNGAPVIGLNDSGGARIQEGVISLDGYGHIFYRNSVYSGVIPQISVIMGPCAGGAVYSPAITDFIFMVEKTSQMFITGPKVIESVTGESISAENLGGANVQSSVSGVAHFTASSEEQVLQDVRRLLSFLPQNCEEKPPRGNWDETNAEQPMEAFMTIVPEDTTKVYDVKHVIHLVLDNQDFLEVQPNFAKNLVIGFGRIQGRSVGMIANQPKYMAGGLDIDSSDKLARFIRFCDSFQIPLVTFEDVTGFIPGVKQEHRGIIRHGAKILYAYSEATVPKITVILRKAFGGAYVALNSKAIGADLVYAWPTGEVAVMGPEGAASIIFAKEIAESEDPLEARGQKIQEYKDKFSNPYVAAAAGMIDDVIDPRETRMKLAEALEMLEHKRENRPYKKHGNIPL
- the mce gene encoding methylmalonyl-CoA epimerase, whose product is MANQTIRVLVAKPGLDGHDRGALVVAQGLRDAGMEVIYTGLRQTPEQIASIAIQEDVDCVGLSSLSGAHMQLFPEIVSQLRNAGANDVLVIGGGVVPQDDIPYLLEKGIDAVFTPGTPISEIAAYIRTHIQRRGYMHAGINKTEADSDSAAETIRQLTEDTLEEPSNMPQELLQNLRIVPEQLDHIGIAVRSLHESLHLYQEQLGMEVIHEETVSDQNVHILFLKIKETVIELLEPTDKASPIAKFMEKRGPGLHHLAFKVNDIRQALGYAKAAGYQLIDETPRKGAHHKWVAFLHPKHTGGVLTEFCQPMEDE